A stretch of Ipomoea triloba cultivar NCNSP0323 chromosome 11, ASM357664v1 DNA encodes these proteins:
- the LOC115995856 gene encoding F-box/kelch-repeat protein At1g80440-like has translation MEIIPGLPNDVAFECLIRISFDQFPKAASVSKAWNAVIKQPEFHRRRKVSGLTGPVIVMAQPMDGLIKSNLLPVYRLTLFEPVKRRWRNFPPVPEMVEGMPLFCQVVGIGPELLVIGGINPVTCRVQNSVFIYNFLSATWRGGADMPGNKDRRFFGCAASEEDGTVVVAGGNNWYNSLKSTLAYDVARDTWTKLPDMSIGRNNCGCVFHRGKFHVLGGFNMDTQDDSKLPVETLDLVTRQWQLEPTFLTGITDVV, from the exons ATGGAGATAATTCCCGGTCTTCCCAACGACGTAGCTTTTGAATGTCTTATTCGGATTTCGTTTGATCAGTTTCCCAAGGCTGCATCTGTGAGTAAAGCATGGAACGCTGTGATTAAGCAGCCGGAGTTTCACCGGCGCCGGAAAGTTTCGGGTCTAACCGGACCCGTCATTGTCATGGCTCAGCCAATGGATGGTTTAATCAAATCGAATCTGCTACCGGTTTACCGGCTCACGCTATTCGAGCCGGTGAAAAGGCGTTGGCGCAATTTTCCGCCGGTACCGGAGATGGTGGAAGGGATGCCATTGTTCTGTCAGGTTGTCGGGATTGGGCCGGAGCTGCTGGTGATCGGCGGGATCAACCCGGTGACATGTCGGGTTCAGAATTCAGTTTTCATCTACAACTTCTTATCGGCCACGTGGAGGGGCGGCGCCGATATGCCCGGCAACAAGGATCGCCGGTTTTTCGGGTGCGCGGCCTCGGAGGAGGATGGGACAGTGGTGGTTGCCGGCGGAAACAACTGGTACAATTCACTAAAATCAACGTTGGCGTATGACGTGGCAAGGGACACGTGGACGAAGTTGCCCGATATGTCAATCGGGCGAAACAATTGCGGGTGTGTGTTCCACCGTGGCAAGTTCCACGTCCTCGGTGGCTTTAACATGGACACACAAGACGATTCTAAACTACCTGTTGAAACACTCGACCTCGTCACCCGCCAATGGCAG CTGGAACCAACCTTCTTGACTGGAATCACTGATGTGGTGTAA